Proteins co-encoded in one Brassica rapa cultivar Chiifu-401-42 chromosome A02, CAAS_Brap_v3.01, whole genome shotgun sequence genomic window:
- the LOC103850422 gene encoding uncharacterized protein LOC103850422 produces MTQRANPKTGCLTAVVRRLLCSGSQQTHPSDNILDSDETLQLLSTYEEIEEPKKETKTETQTQEDDVSPPPPPNVVAKLMGLDDPAPGSNRFRYFDDSGSAVARSKSVNFMDYILRVKEEEEEDEKDGHLTCRRVRASVSFREIVPTSARSSSNQQQKKHDFLLMYLDKLDEKRELVGSSSSSRSKRFEKVLEDSKKPPLPPPEKKKENEKVAKKFKDERRKVAKKKKKSENGSDHVNGAKKVRWFLSPSKSKSTEKMALLGGGGGECKNIPADEFSGKETESPENKSNASPVSVLDRDLYDYLILDDDYYFSGDSESASELSTKQVETTAAKSSCSSSPARTRTNSKKENNNNTNSDSEETEFITKLMNMLSDLSEEDMKSSTWVSTSSTKPVDYTQVEDFCVEFGQEILDLVMDQLVDELLYLV; encoded by the exons ATGACCCAACGAGCCAACCCCAAGACTGGCTGCCTCACGGCGGTTGTCCGCCGTCTTTTATGTTCCGGCAGCCAACAAACCCACCCTTCCGACAACATTCTCGACTCTGACGAAACACTCCAGTTACTAAGCACTTACGAAGAAATCGAAGAGCcaaagaaagagacaaaaacCGAAACCCAAACCCAAGAAGACGAcgtctctcctcctcctcctcccaatGTTGTAGCCAAACTCATGGGTCTAGATGACCCCGCACCGGGATCAAACCGGTTTAGATACTTTGACGATTCCGGTTCAGCTGTCGCACGCAGCAAATCGGTTAACTTCATGGACTATATCCTTAGAGTtaaagaggaggaagaagaagatgagaaagatggtCATCTCACGTGCCGGAGAGTAAGAGCGTCGGTTTCCTTCCGGGAGATAGTCCCAACCTCGGCGAGATCAAGCTCGAACCAACAACAGAAGAAGCACGACTTCTTGCTGATGTATCTCGACAAGCTGGACGAGAAGAGGGAACTTGTCGGATCATCGTCTTCGTCAAGGTCTAAGAGGTTCGAGAAGGTATTAGAAGATTCCAAGAAGCCGCCATTGCCACCtccggagaagaagaaggagaacgAGAAAGTGGCCAAGAAGTTTAAAGACGAGCGGAGGAAAgtagcaaagaagaagaagaagagtgagaaCGGAAGTGATCATGTTAACGGAGCTAAGAAAGTTCGATGGTTTCTCTCTCCGTCCAAGAGTAAGTCCACCGAGAAGATGGCGCTtctaggaggaggaggaggtgaatGTAAGAACATCCCGGCGGATGAGTTTAGCGGAAAAGAGACAGAGTCTccggaaaataaatcaaatgcGAGTCCGGTTTCGGTTCTTGATCGAGATCTTTATGATTATCTAATCCTTGATGATGACTACTACTTCTCAG gagatTCAGAAAGTGCATCGGAGTTGTCAACAAAGCAAGTAGAGACAACAGCAGCAAAATCTTCATGCTCTTCATCACCAGCAAGAACAAGGACAAATTCCAAGAAAGAAAACAACAATAACACCAACAGTGATTCTGAAGAGACAGAGTTTATCACAAAGCTAATGAATATGCTCTCAGATCTGTCTGAGGAAGACATGAAGTCTTCAACTTGGGTTTCTACTTCGTCAACTAAACCCGTTGACTACACTCAAGTCGAAGATTTTTGTGTTGAATTTGGTCAGGAGATTCTTGACCTTGTTATGGACCAGTTAGTTGATGAACTGTTGTATCTAGTTTGA
- the LOC103850420 gene encoding trihelix transcription factor GT-3a, whose translation MDRRNPFHHHDHQLYQLIQQQQLPPPPQSTTVAMDLGGGGERIPQWSIDETKELLGIREELDQTFMETKRNKLLWEVVVAKMADKGFARSAEQCKSKWKNLVSRYKVCETTEPEPIRQQFPFYNEIQSIFTARMQRMLWSEPRTSSKRKHNQFSSDEEVEEVAELNQDINKELLSFVETQKKDTEVITTSTFTNPKKRAKKGKGTSKAETAGSTLKEMLEDFMRQTVKMEKEWRDAWEMKAREKEKREKEWQRRMAELEEERAAAERRWMEREDERRLREEARAQKRDTLIDVLLNQLNRDQDDDQHQGF comes from the exons ATGGACCGACGTAACCCTTTTCACCATCACGACCATCAACTTTATCAGTTGATCCAACAGCAACAGCTCCCTCCACCGCCGCAGAGCACGACGGTTGCGATGGATCTCGGTGGAGGAGGTGAGAGAATCCCACAGTGGAGCATAGATGAGACAAAGGAGCTTTTGGGTATAAGAGAAGAGCTAGATCagactttcatggaaaccaaaCGTAATAAGCTACTTTGGGAAGTCGTCGTCGCTAAAATGGCCGACAAGGGTTTTGCTCGGAGCGCGGAACAGTGTAAGAGCAAGTGGAAGAACCTCGTCTCTAGATACAAG GTGTGTGAAACGACTGAGCCAGAACCTATTAGGCAGCAATTCCCATTTTACAACGAGATCCAATCGATTTTCACAGCAAGAATGCAAAGAATGTTGTGGTCAGAACCAAGAACTTCTTCTAAGAGAAAACATAATCAGTTCTCATCTGACGAAGAAGTAGAAGAAGTCGCGGAGCTAAATCAAGACATCAACAAGGAATTATTGTCTTTCGTCGAGACACAGAAGAAAGATACAGAAGTGATTACTACAAGTACTTTTACTAATCCCAAAAAACGTGCGAAAAAAGGAAAAGGCACTAGCAAAGCTGAAACCGCGGGTAGTACATTGAAAGAAATGTTGGAGGACTTTATGAGGCAAACGGTGAAGATGGAGAAAGAATGGAGAGATGCATGGGAGATGAAGGcgagagagaaggagaagagagagaaagagtggCAGAGGAGAATGGCGGAGCTAGAGGAGGAGAGAGCCGCCGCggagaggaggtggatggagagAGAGGATGAGAGACGGCTGAGAGAGGAAGCTAGGGCTCAGAAGAGAGATACTCTCATTGATGTTTTGCTTAATCAGCTTAACAGAGATCAAGATGATGATCAACATCAAGGcttctaa